A single genomic interval of Aestuariirhabdus haliotis harbors:
- a CDS encoding EscU/YscU/HrcU family type III secretion system export apparatus switch protein, which produces MTQQPPNNQDKPSSAVALEYDGENAPHVSAKGQGDLAEQIIAIAREHEIPLYENPELVRLLAQLDLGEKIPPSLYICIAQLIAFAYRVQGKAPPGWTEPEPSEKEL; this is translated from the coding sequence ATGACGCAGCAGCCCCCGAATAACCAGGATAAGCCCTCTAGTGCGGTGGCGCTGGAATACGACGGGGAAAATGCACCCCATGTATCAGCCAAGGGCCAGGGAGATCTCGCCGAGCAGATCATCGCGATTGCCCGCGAGCATGAAATTCCCCTGTACGAGAACCCTGAGCTAGTGCGCCTGCTAGCCCAGCTCGACCTTGGCGAGAAGATTCCCCCAAGCCTGTACATCTGTATCGCACAACTGATCGCCTTTGCCTATCGTGTTCAGGGCAAAGCACCGCCGGGCTGGACCGAACCCGAGCCTTCGGAGAAAGAGCTATAA
- a CDS encoding rhodanese-like domain-containing protein, which produces MRALIRYWVVLCCWFVPAASAVESPLNVLGAVTINVHQAKQLYDAGAVFVDVRNDKQWQWGHIEGARHMELRRDFGKLFYPGYMERDIPLVIYCNDLDCKRSAFASYLAAKWGYTEVYYFRDGYYAWLAWDMPIQSAPRQSHRWAER; this is translated from the coding sequence ATGCGCGCTCTTATTCGTTACTGGGTTGTATTGTGTTGCTGGTTTGTGCCCGCAGCATCGGCGGTGGAGTCACCTCTGAATGTGCTGGGTGCAGTGACGATCAATGTGCATCAGGCCAAGCAGTTATACGATGCCGGGGCCGTTTTTGTCGATGTGCGTAACGACAAGCAGTGGCAGTGGGGACACATCGAAGGCGCTCGCCATATGGAACTGAGAAGAGACTTCGGCAAGCTGTTTTATCCCGGTTATATGGAGCGTGATATCCCGCTGGTGATCTATTGCAATGACCTCGATTGCAAACGCAGTGCCTTTGCCAGCTACCTTGCCGCGAAATGGGGATACACCGAGGTCTATTATTTCCGCGATGGCTACTATGCCTGGTTAGCCTGGGATATGCCGATTCAGAGCGCACCGCGCCAGAGTCACCGTTGGGCCGAGCGCTAA
- a CDS encoding serine/threonine-protein kinase: MKWLLALFSARFLVILLTGLLLGEWLTLNAANQRWLSWSALFHPQAEDSSLPTPIQVLLPYGEQRKVQGHPVLSTPLYNLLRQQIKQGGKAVLQLPSSPLLSTSALSQLGTDKKLQSKLQQLRVWQKSGQLMLAVDPTRPPYPTAYKEQKATVEASSALPRFISQSLNRQPPELQSPTITDSQILWPTASANDYGLPLIFQLEERWYAGLLLQLARQYSSTTIHWLANDGLVGENGQRYSGSDGYLYPLPNTQNTPLQYSLKDASKQTSPRVLLVIDASQSSHQPGLASAITALQQSQYLHSTPWNGGIRWALMLSIALYLLIIMPLFGVLRGSLSSLLIGLALITSQLVLQRLYGYWIPVAEPLLLLFLGSALMMIQLRQQQGYQQLQRRYQDKSIQLGSTLYHQGKLNEAASAINGCGTSDELLALTYDIAQQQEQTQDLQGALQNYTQIKQRRRQFKDVGERIDKLSGKLGDTVADISLAATQTMMLPEQSGSTPHLGRYEVIREIGRGAMGVVYLGRDPRIARTVAIKTLTYDQFESSRIKEMKSRFFREAEAAGRLNHPNIVTVFDMGEEQSLAFIAMDFAKGSPLNRHCKPGTLLPVSTVYRIVEEVASALSYAHQQKIVHRDIKPGNIMFDADSGEVKVTDFGIARISDDSQTKTGSILGSPLYMSPEQLKGSKVTGTADIYSLGVTFYQLLTGELPFHGDSLANLTYQIINGKYKSVRTHRSELPASATRIVNKALQKDASKRYQDASEMAEALRKSINKEFAREPA, from the coding sequence ATGAAATGGTTGCTGGCCCTCTTTAGCGCCCGATTCCTGGTAATTCTCTTGACCGGCTTACTGCTGGGAGAATGGTTAACTCTGAACGCCGCCAACCAACGCTGGCTAAGCTGGAGCGCCCTGTTCCATCCCCAGGCCGAAGACTCAAGCCTGCCGACGCCTATCCAGGTGCTCTTGCCTTATGGAGAACAACGCAAGGTCCAGGGACATCCGGTGCTATCGACCCCGCTCTACAACCTGCTTAGGCAGCAGATTAAACAGGGCGGCAAGGCTGTTCTGCAATTACCCTCTTCGCCTTTGCTATCGACGTCCGCCCTGAGCCAGCTCGGTACGGACAAAAAACTGCAAAGCAAACTCCAGCAGCTTAGGGTCTGGCAGAAAAGCGGTCAGTTGATGTTGGCAGTAGACCCGACCCGCCCCCCCTACCCCACTGCCTATAAAGAGCAAAAAGCAACTGTTGAGGCGTCCTCGGCGCTTCCCCGCTTTATCAGTCAGAGCCTGAATCGTCAGCCCCCCGAACTGCAATCACCAACGATCACCGACAGTCAAATCCTATGGCCAACCGCTAGTGCCAACGACTACGGCCTGCCCCTGATCTTCCAGCTCGAAGAACGCTGGTACGCCGGCTTGCTATTGCAGTTGGCTCGTCAGTATTCAAGCACGACCATTCACTGGCTCGCCAACGATGGCCTTGTTGGTGAGAACGGCCAACGCTACAGCGGCAGTGACGGTTACCTCTATCCCTTGCCAAACACTCAAAATACGCCGTTGCAGTACAGCCTGAAGGACGCATCAAAACAGACCAGCCCTCGAGTATTACTCGTGATAGATGCGAGTCAGTCGAGCCATCAACCGGGCTTGGCATCGGCGATTACGGCACTGCAACAATCACAGTATCTGCATTCTACGCCCTGGAACGGTGGCATTCGTTGGGCTCTGATGCTGTCCATCGCGCTCTATCTACTGATCATCATGCCGCTTTTCGGTGTTTTGCGTGGTAGCCTGTCCAGCCTGCTAATCGGCTTGGCATTAATCACCAGCCAACTGGTCTTACAGCGCCTTTATGGTTACTGGATACCGGTTGCGGAACCGCTACTGTTGCTCTTCCTGGGTTCCGCCCTGATGATGATCCAACTCCGCCAGCAACAAGGCTACCAGCAGCTGCAACGCCGCTATCAGGACAAATCAATACAGCTCGGTAGCACCCTCTACCATCAGGGTAAATTGAACGAAGCGGCTTCGGCGATCAATGGCTGTGGTACCAGCGATGAGCTCCTTGCCCTGACCTACGATATTGCCCAGCAGCAGGAGCAAACCCAGGACCTGCAGGGCGCCCTGCAAAACTACACCCAGATCAAGCAACGCCGTCGCCAATTCAAGGATGTGGGCGAACGGATCGACAAACTCAGCGGCAAGCTGGGCGATACCGTTGCGGACATTTCCCTGGCCGCCACTCAAACCATGATGCTGCCCGAGCAAAGTGGTTCCACTCCGCACCTGGGGCGCTACGAAGTCATTCGAGAAATTGGTCGAGGTGCCATGGGGGTAGTCTACCTCGGACGAGACCCTCGCATCGCTCGCACCGTGGCGATTAAAACCCTGACCTACGATCAGTTTGAAAGCTCGCGCATCAAAGAGATGAAGAGCCGTTTTTTCCGCGAAGCGGAAGCCGCCGGGCGCCTCAACCACCCCAACATTGTCACCGTGTTCGATATGGGCGAAGAGCAAAGCCTGGCGTTTATTGCCATGGATTTCGCCAAGGGATCACCACTCAACCGCCACTGTAAACCGGGCACCCTGCTACCGGTCAGTACCGTTTATCGCATCGTCGAAGAGGTGGCCAGCGCGCTCAGCTACGCGCATCAGCAAAAAATCGTGCACCGGGATATCAAACCGGGCAATATCATGTTTGATGCCGACAGTGGTGAAGTCAAGGTGACCGATTTTGGCATCGCCCGCATCAGCGACGACTCGCAAACCAAAACCGGCAGCATTCTGGGCAGCCCCTTGTACATGTCCCCTGAACAGCTCAAGGGCTCAAAGGTCACCGGGACCGCCGACATCTACAGCCTGGGGGTTACTTTTTACCAGCTGCTAACGGGCGAACTGCCTTTCCATGGTGACAGTCTGGCCAATCTGACGTACCAGATCATCAATGGTAAATACAAAAGCGTGCGCACTCACCGCAGCGAGCTGCCCGCCAGTGCCACACGCATCGTGAACAAAGCGCTGCAAAAAGACGCCAGCAAACGCTATCAGGATGCCAGCGAAATGGCGGAAGCACTGCGCAAATCCATCAACAAGGAGTTCGCTCGCGAACCCGCCTGA
- a CDS encoding FHA domain-containing protein: MAILAQLIDDVVVNRVEIDRPEITLGRHPDNDVEISEASVSSRHARLIREPNAAISSIIDIYIEDLDSTNGTFVNNQRVNGRCKLHNNDLIRIAWNHFKFVDDSESTLEQTVFSIDTD, encoded by the coding sequence ATGGCAATACTGGCACAACTAATCGACGATGTAGTGGTCAATCGCGTCGAGATCGACCGCCCCGAAATTACCCTCGGGCGCCATCCCGACAATGATGTCGAAATTAGCGAGGCGTCCGTGAGCAGCCGCCATGCGCGCCTGATTCGTGAACCCAATGCCGCTATCAGCAGCATTATTGATATCTACATCGAAGACCTGGACAGCACCAACGGCACCTTCGTTAATAACCAGCGAGTCAATGGCCGCTGCAAGCTGCACAACAACGATTTGATTCGTATCGCCTGGAATCATTTCAAGTTTGTCGACGATAGCGAAAGCACGCTCGAACAAACCGTGTTCAGTATCGACACCGACTGA
- a CDS encoding BaiN/RdsA family NAD(P)/FAD-dependent oxidoreductase codes for MNSFDVIIIGAGASGLMCALIAGARGRRVLVVDKSNKVGKKILLSGGGRCNFTNLDVSANNYLADNPHFCKSALSRYTQWDFISMVSSHEIVWHERDHGQLFCDDSAKEILAMLLDQCEQSGVEIRTRCDVERINSKSGYRLETNQGTFSCESLVIATGGLSFPTMGATGFGYEIALQFGHQVHPTSAGLVPFTFSDQIKGLCERLSGTAIDVSIACNQQSFSEAMLFTHRGLSGPAVLQISNYWQPGQSVNIDLIPSENAESLLLELKQEHPKSLLRTLLARYLPKALVAELEQLWWGEYADTDMAQIPDKCLLEIARLLNNWSLKPAGTEGYRTAEVTLGGVSSDQLSSKTMESKLQPGLYFIGEVVDVTGWLGGYNFQWAWASGHAAGEVV; via the coding sequence TTGAACTCTTTTGACGTTATTATTATCGGCGCTGGCGCCTCCGGCCTGATGTGCGCCCTGATAGCCGGCGCCCGTGGTCGACGCGTACTGGTAGTGGATAAAAGCAACAAAGTGGGCAAGAAAATCCTTCTATCCGGGGGCGGACGCTGCAACTTTACCAATCTTGACGTTAGCGCCAATAACTATCTGGCTGACAACCCCCACTTTTGCAAGTCCGCCCTTAGCCGGTATACCCAATGGGATTTTATTTCGATGGTTTCAAGCCACGAGATAGTCTGGCACGAACGGGACCATGGGCAACTCTTCTGCGACGACAGTGCCAAAGAGATCCTGGCCATGCTGCTCGATCAATGCGAGCAGTCCGGAGTGGAAATACGCACCCGCTGTGACGTCGAGCGGATCAATAGCAAATCGGGCTATCGACTCGAGACTAACCAGGGCACCTTTAGCTGTGAATCTCTGGTGATTGCAACCGGCGGACTCTCCTTCCCAACGATGGGGGCCACAGGCTTCGGCTATGAGATTGCTTTGCAATTTGGTCATCAGGTACACCCGACATCGGCCGGTCTGGTACCTTTTACGTTTAGCGATCAGATTAAAGGTTTGTGCGAACGCCTGTCCGGTACGGCAATCGATGTCAGCATTGCCTGCAATCAGCAATCATTTAGCGAGGCCATGCTGTTTACCCACCGGGGTCTCAGCGGCCCCGCGGTATTGCAGATCTCCAATTACTGGCAGCCTGGGCAGTCTGTCAATATCGATCTCATCCCCTCCGAAAACGCCGAGTCATTATTGCTTGAACTCAAACAGGAACACCCGAAAAGCCTGCTGCGTACCCTGCTGGCCCGCTATCTACCGAAGGCCCTGGTGGCCGAGCTCGAGCAGCTGTGGTGGGGCGAATACGCTGACACTGATATGGCTCAAATACCCGACAAATGCCTGTTGGAGATTGCCCGGCTGCTGAATAACTGGTCTCTCAAACCCGCTGGAACCGAAGGCTACCGAACAGCCGAGGTTACGCTGGGAGGGGTCAGTAGCGACCAGCTTTCCTCCAAAACCATGGAAAGTAAACTCCAGCCCGGACTCTATTTTATCGGCGAAGTGGTCGATGTCACCGGCTGGCTGGGTGGCTACAATTTCCAATGGGCCTGGGCATCAGGCCATGCGGCTGGTGAAGTCGTCTGA
- a CDS encoding bifunctional diguanylate cyclase/phosphodiesterase has product MPVLKKNIWLVFYALVLTGSILLAYISYVRWYDIKESLQKQQQYQVELVKNSVSSVLENQSILLRVIGSQITKDVFLNHPDAIRSLFDEQLRLNPELAGIGVSRPDGTPFIVSKNLRQLPRLNLSTAKETSESFKRALVSQDVVIGRTYYHPNLKEWIIPIRKSLRTQEGELYGLVAVGVYLEGTSFWSSATHINPHHQLSVVRDSDLYFQFYSSGWNNSQQSYNKPLTQNSFDTFVQRSTEKYQISEFELRNGSTQISLEYNVRGDSVFSDIRFNPDLGLWFVSEMKNSAVWDVFYHTFWIYCLIFGSTLVIIFFLFKLIYQADKKRHQALVYQAHHDKLTALPNRNYILYKEAERFEKPDNPFSIIFIDMDRFKNINDSYGHKFGDKVLIEITRRLKVSCNSNDLIARLSGDEFLILTSETNPTELTSKAKKIIQTLCEPYDINKQHFILGASAGIAQYPAHGDNLEAVLSSADLAMFDAKTLKSSVSFFDPIMMNDHIDRLKIEQELHRGLSESEFYMVYQPKIDGDGKVYGVEALVRWKNQQLGFVPPDRFISVAESCGLIPALGEFIIKTTLTDIASLQKEIDFEFNVAINISVQQFFHANFVDLLEQEIAGRNIPYDKITLEITESLFIEDIDALLLILQRIRSLGMEISLDDFGTGFSSLGMLRRLPIDELKIDKSFVDNILTEEPARQMVQSIIAISQNYQMSVIAEGVEEIEQAQLLKDFGCYHFQGYHFARPLPLDELREFIIHNRAQASPVAD; this is encoded by the coding sequence ATGCCTGTATTGAAGAAAAACATCTGGCTTGTTTTCTACGCTCTGGTCCTCACCGGCTCCATACTGCTGGCTTACATCTCCTACGTTCGCTGGTACGACATCAAGGAGAGTCTGCAAAAACAACAACAATATCAGGTCGAGCTGGTCAAAAATTCTGTCAGTTCAGTGCTGGAGAATCAGTCGATACTGCTGCGAGTCATTGGCTCCCAAATAACTAAAGACGTCTTCCTCAATCATCCCGATGCGATTCGATCCCTATTCGATGAACAGCTCAGATTGAACCCGGAACTGGCCGGAATTGGCGTATCGCGACCCGATGGCACACCTTTTATTGTTTCCAAAAACCTAAGGCAACTGCCCCGGTTAAACCTGTCGACCGCCAAAGAGACCAGCGAGAGTTTTAAGCGCGCATTAGTTAGTCAGGATGTCGTTATTGGCCGAACCTACTATCACCCCAATTTAAAAGAATGGATTATTCCTATTCGAAAAAGCTTGCGCACGCAAGAGGGAGAGCTTTATGGCCTGGTAGCCGTTGGTGTTTATCTGGAAGGCACCAGTTTTTGGAGCAGCGCCACTCATATCAATCCACACCATCAGCTATCCGTTGTGCGCGACTCAGACCTCTATTTTCAGTTCTACTCCTCGGGCTGGAATAATTCACAACAGAGTTATAACAAACCATTAACACAGAACAGTTTTGACACCTTCGTTCAGCGTTCCACGGAAAAGTATCAGATTTCCGAATTTGAATTACGCAATGGCTCAACCCAAATATCACTGGAATATAACGTTCGTGGCGACTCCGTTTTTTCTGATATCCGCTTCAACCCCGACTTAGGCCTCTGGTTTGTTTCAGAAATGAAAAACTCCGCGGTTTGGGATGTTTTTTATCACACGTTTTGGATCTACTGCCTAATTTTTGGCAGCACACTTGTCATCATCTTTTTCTTGTTCAAGCTTATCTATCAAGCCGATAAAAAGCGCCATCAGGCACTTGTTTATCAAGCTCATCACGACAAATTAACAGCACTACCTAACCGAAACTACATTTTGTACAAGGAAGCAGAACGTTTCGAAAAGCCTGACAATCCCTTCTCCATTATCTTTATTGATATGGACCGTTTTAAAAACATTAACGACAGTTATGGACATAAATTCGGAGATAAGGTTCTTATCGAAATCACTCGACGCTTAAAGGTCAGCTGTAATAGCAACGATTTAATCGCCCGACTGTCGGGAGACGAGTTTTTGATACTGACTTCGGAGACCAACCCGACAGAACTTACCAGCAAAGCGAAAAAGATTATTCAGACACTGTGCGAACCCTACGACATCAACAAACAGCATTTTATATTGGGGGCCAGTGCCGGTATTGCCCAGTATCCCGCCCACGGAGACAATCTGGAAGCGGTGCTAAGCTCGGCCGACCTCGCCATGTTCGACGCTAAAACACTCAAATCTTCCGTATCGTTCTTTGACCCTATTATGATGAATGATCATATTGATCGTCTTAAAATCGAACAAGAGCTGCATCGAGGGTTGAGTGAATCCGAATTTTATATGGTCTACCAACCCAAAATAGATGGTGACGGAAAAGTCTATGGTGTCGAAGCCCTGGTTCGATGGAAAAACCAGCAGCTTGGTTTTGTGCCGCCCGATCGTTTTATCTCGGTAGCCGAGTCCTGCGGCTTGATCCCGGCCCTTGGCGAATTCATCATAAAAACCACACTGACTGATATCGCCTCACTGCAAAAAGAGATTGATTTTGAATTCAATGTGGCGATCAATATTTCGGTACAACAGTTTTTCCATGCCAACTTCGTTGATCTGCTTGAGCAAGAGATCGCTGGCAGAAACATCCCTTACGATAAGATCACCCTCGAAATCACCGAAAGCCTTTTTATTGAAGATATCGATGCCCTGTTATTAATCCTGCAACGCATTCGATCATTAGGTATGGAAATTTCCCTGGATGATTTCGGCACCGGCTTCTCATCCCTTGGCATGCTGCGTCGCCTGCCCATTGACGAACTAAAAATTGATAAAAGCTTTGTTGATAACATCCTCACCGAAGAACCCGCACGACAAATGGTGCAAAGCATCATAGCCATCAGTCAGAATTATCAGATGAGCGTAATCGCCGAGGGAGTGGAAGAGATTGAACAGGCCCAATTGCTGAAAGACTTCGGCTGTTATCATTTCCAGGGCTATCACTTTGCTCGCCCACTTCCCCTGGATGAACTCCGAGAGTTTATTATCCACAATCGGGCCCAGGCTTCACCTGTTGCTGACTAG
- a CDS encoding DEAD/DEAH box helicase yields the protein MFNQLALSERLLKALDTLGFTEPTPVQQKSIPPALSGKDLLVCARTGSGKTAAFVLPILHRLHESPKPNSQARALIMVPTRELARQVMKACQQLGQFTFIKAGMIIGGEGFKEQRAMLRKNPEILVATPGRLVEHLEAESLHLDDIEALVLDEADRMLEMGFSEDLEKICSACASERQTLLYSATLKRRGLDTIIGLALDNPESLILDTPRKQNDDIIQQMILADDNDHKTALISHLLENDPFDKALIFTNTRTMADQLCGQLRGKGLPVGVLHGEMNQQERTHVMQLFRDGHFKVLVATDLAARGLDVKGIDLVINYDMPRNGDDYIHRIGRTGRADTAGVAISLICAYDWNLKAGIERYINTGLRKRHIEGLIANYKGPKKVKSSGKAVGSKKKKASATKKRPEAKGGARSAANKDAKKGPKAAAKPAPQGRKSVAKGTAKSNPWGEEAGFEPPKRRK from the coding sequence TTGTTCAACCAACTCGCCCTGAGCGAACGCCTGTTAAAAGCGCTCGATACCCTTGGCTTTACCGAGCCCACTCCGGTCCAACAAAAATCGATTCCACCGGCGCTGAGCGGTAAAGACCTGCTGGTCTGCGCTCGCACCGGCAGCGGCAAAACCGCCGCCTTTGTCTTGCCTATCCTGCACCGGCTGCACGAAAGCCCCAAGCCCAATTCCCAGGCTCGGGCACTGATCATGGTACCCACTCGGGAACTCGCTCGTCAGGTCATGAAAGCCTGCCAGCAACTGGGACAATTCACCTTTATCAAAGCCGGCATGATCATCGGCGGTGAGGGCTTCAAGGAGCAGCGAGCCATGCTGCGCAAGAACCCGGAGATACTGGTCGCCACTCCGGGACGCCTGGTCGAGCATCTGGAAGCGGAATCGCTGCATCTGGATGACATCGAGGCACTGGTGCTTGACGAAGCGGACCGCATGCTGGAGATGGGCTTTAGCGAGGATCTGGAAAAGATCTGCAGCGCCTGTGCTAGCGAACGCCAAACCCTGCTCTATTCCGCCACGTTAAAACGCCGAGGGCTCGATACGATCATCGGCCTGGCACTGGATAACCCTGAGTCGTTGATTCTGGATACTCCCCGCAAGCAGAACGATGACATCATTCAACAGATGATTCTGGCTGACGATAACGACCACAAAACCGCCCTGATCAGTCACTTGCTGGAAAACGATCCTTTCGACAAAGCCCTGATATTTACCAATACCCGCACCATGGCCGATCAACTCTGTGGGCAGCTGCGAGGCAAAGGGTTACCGGTTGGCGTGCTGCATGGCGAAATGAATCAGCAGGAACGCACCCATGTAATGCAGCTGTTCCGTGACGGTCACTTCAAAGTGTTGGTCGCCACCGATCTCGCGGCTCGCGGGCTGGATGTCAAAGGCATCGATCTGGTGATCAACTACGATATGCCCCGCAATGGTGATGACTACATTCATCGCATTGGCCGAACCGGGCGAGCGGACACCGCCGGCGTTGCTATCAGCCTGATCTGCGCCTATGACTGGAACCTCAAAGCCGGTATCGAGCGTTATATCAATACCGGATTGCGCAAACGCCATATCGAAGGTCTGATCGCCAACTATAAAGGCCCGAAAAAGGTCAAGAGTTCGGGCAAGGCCGTGGGCAGCAAAAAGAAGAAGGCCTCGGCCACAAAGAAACGTCCCGAGGCCAAAGGCGGTGCTAGATCGGCAGCGAACAAAGACGCTAAAAAAGGCCCAAAGGCAGCAGCAAAGCCAGCCCCCCAAGGGCGTAAAAGCGTTGCTAAAGGCACCGCAAAATCGAATCCCTGGGGAGAAGAAGCGGGTTTCGAGCCCCCGAAGCGGCGCAAATAA
- a CDS encoding FKBP-type peptidyl-prolyl cis-trans isomerase: MKVEADKVVQFHYRLNDSEGNELESSYDNDPVAYLHGHNNMIPGLEMAMTDREQGTRFSTVVVAKDGYGERVEGSEQRIPIKHLLVKKKSLLMPGAVVSVNTENGPRPVTIIKSGRFNVDVDTNHPFAGMDLHYDIEIIDVRDASDEEKAHGHAHGVGGHHH, from the coding sequence ATGAAGGTCGAAGCCGATAAGGTGGTGCAGTTTCATTACCGTTTGAACGATAGCGAAGGCAATGAGCTGGAGAGCTCCTACGACAACGATCCGGTGGCGTATTTGCATGGTCATAATAATATGATTCCGGGTTTGGAAATGGCCATGACCGATCGCGAGCAGGGTACTCGTTTCAGTACGGTGGTGGTCGCCAAAGACGGATATGGCGAGCGGGTTGAGGGCAGCGAACAGCGCATACCTATCAAACACCTGCTGGTCAAAAAGAAATCGCTGCTAATGCCTGGCGCGGTGGTTAGCGTGAATACTGAAAATGGTCCGCGTCCGGTGACGATTATAAAATCCGGCCGTTTTAATGTGGATGTGGATACCAACCATCCCTTTGCGGGCATGGATCTGCATTACGATATTGAAATTATCGATGTGCGCGATGCCAGCGATGAGGAAAAGGCCCATGGCCATGCCCATGGCGTCGGTGGTCATCACCACTGA